The Gracilibacillus caseinilyticus genome segment CTCCAACAGATGAAAGTCCTGTATTAAAGAAAATTGAGGAGTACACGAATAAAGAAATCACAATGGAATGGGTGCCAAACAGTAACTTGGAGGATAAGTTTAACATTACGTTATCTTCCGGAGATCTTCCGCATGTGATGTATGTACCTAGTAAATCGCCAAGTTTTATTAGTGCAGTAGAAGATGGAGCATTCTGGGAGTTAGGACCTTATTTAGAAGATTATCCGAACTTAAGTCAAGCAAATGATATCATCTTAAATAATAGTTCTATTAATGGCAAGGTTTATGGTATATACCGTGCACGTGATTTAGGACGAAATGGTGTAATTATCCGCAAAGACTGGCTAGAGAATTTAGGGTTAGAAGAACCGAAGACGGTTGATGAATTCTATAATATGTTAAAAGCGTTTAAAGAAGAAGATCCTGATGGAAATGGACAAGATGATACGTACGGTATGGTAGTTTCCAAATATGAAGGCCCATGGGATGTAATGCAAACATGGTTCGGCGTACCTAATAAATGGGGTGAAGACGAAAATGGAGAGCTTTATCCAGCCTTTATGGATGATAACTATATGGAAGCCTTAGATTTCTTCAAAAAATTGTATGATGAAGGGCTTGTCAACGAAGACTTTGCGGTAATGGACCCTGCACAATGGTCGGAACCAGTTGTAGCTGGTGAAGCGGGGGTTCAGGTCAATGTACTTGATGAGGGTCACCGTATTCAAGAGAAAATCGTGGATGCAAATCCGGACAACGAGGATCCAATTACCGTAATAAAAACGGTAGAAACAGATGCAGGAGTACACAATTTACCAACTTCTGGATACTCTGGTATGTTGGCAGTATCGAAAACATCAGTAAAGTCTGAAGAAGAATTGAAGCAAGTATTAGATTTTCTTGACAAAATGAATGATGAAAAAGCACAAATTCTAGCAGAAAATGGTATCGAAGGACAACATTATGAAATCGTTGATGGAAAATACGAATCTAAGCTAGCTGATGATGCGGCTCTTAAAGCAGAAGTAGACGGTTTTAACCAAATGCTTATGTACCTTCCAGAACCTAAGTCACTAAAAGCAGAATCAACTCCTTTACGTGAGTTAGAAGAGAATTTAAAAGTCGAGAATGAAGATATCGTCGTACCGAATCCAGCAGAATCATATATTTCGGATGTTTATTCGAAGAAAGGTCAACAGCTGGACAATATCATTATCGATGCTCGTATTAAATATATTGTCGGTCAAATTGACGAAGCTGGACTTGAGGAAGCAGTGGAACGCTGGAAGAGCTCTGGTGGTACAGAGTACATGGAAGAAATCAACCAACTACATCAGGATGCTCAATAATCGATGCTGAACAGATAAGATGATAAAAGCAGGTTGGATGGCCTGCTTTTATCCTTATCAGCATGAGACATTCAAATTTTAGAGTAAGAGGGGATTCGATGGAAAATGTACAAGAGCAAACAGTAGATCAGCCTAAAAAGAAAAGTAAATGGAATCAAATCCTAAAGGAAAAATGGCTCTATTTCATGGTTCTGCCTGGGTTAATTTACTTTATTTTATTTAAATATGTCCCGATGTGGGGGATTGTCATCGCTTTTCAGGATTATTCACCCTTTCTTGGTGTATGGGAAAGTGAATGGGTCGGATTTGAACACTTTCAATATTTCTTTTCCAATCCAGACTTTTTACGATTACTGAGAAATACGTTTATTTTAGCACTTTATGATTTGGTGTTCTTTTTTCCAGCTCCAATCATTTTATCGTTAATGCTAAATGAAATTAGATTAAGTTTCTATAAGCGTACTTTACAAACTTTAGTATACGTCCCGCATTTTATGTCTTGGGTAATCATTGCCAGTGTCAGCTATGTTTTCTTAACTACTGGTGGTGGTGTCGTTAACGAATTACTTTCTGGTTTAATTGGTAAAGAAGTGAATTTCCTGTCTAGTCCGGATTGGTTTAGACCGATGATCATCGGACAAATCATGTGGAAAGAAACGGGCTGGGGTACCGTTATTTTCTTAGCAGCATTAGCTAGTGTCGATCAAGAACAATATGAAGCTGCAATCGTTGATGGTGCTGGTCGATTCCGTAGACTATGGCACGTAACTTTACCGGCTTTACGCAGTACTATTGTAATCTTGTTAATCTTGCGACTTGGTAACTTCTTAGATACAGGTTTTCAACAAATCTACTTAATGTCAAACTCGTTAAACCGTAGCGTTGCCGATGTATTTGATACGTATGTTTATTTTGTCGGTATAACGGAAGGGGCATTCAGTTATAGTACGGCAGTAGGTTTGTTTAAATCGATTGTCGGTATCGTATTAATAGTCGGTGCAGA includes the following:
- a CDS encoding extracellular solute-binding protein; this encodes MKAKWFRYVILAFLVVGILLVAGCSDDSETAGNDSGGDSDGESSGEKMNLRVFVPTFSTEPPTDESPVLKKIEEYTNKEITMEWVPNSNLEDKFNITLSSGDLPHVMYVPSKSPSFISAVEDGAFWELGPYLEDYPNLSQANDIILNNSSINGKVYGIYRARDLGRNGVIIRKDWLENLGLEEPKTVDEFYNMLKAFKEEDPDGNGQDDTYGMVVSKYEGPWDVMQTWFGVPNKWGEDENGELYPAFMDDNYMEALDFFKKLYDEGLVNEDFAVMDPAQWSEPVVAGEAGVQVNVLDEGHRIQEKIVDANPDNEDPITVIKTVETDAGVHNLPTSGYSGMLAVSKTSVKSEEELKQVLDFLDKMNDEKAQILAENGIEGQHYEIVDGKYESKLADDAALKAEVDGFNQMLMYLPEPKSLKAESTPLRELEENLKVENEDIVVPNPAESYISDVYSKKGQQLDNIIIDARIKYIVGQIDEAGLEEAVERWKSSGGTEYMEEINQLHQDAQ
- a CDS encoding ABC transporter permease; translated protein: MENVQEQTVDQPKKKSKWNQILKEKWLYFMVLPGLIYFILFKYVPMWGIVIAFQDYSPFLGVWESEWVGFEHFQYFFSNPDFLRLLRNTFILALYDLVFFFPAPIILSLMLNEIRLSFYKRTLQTLVYVPHFMSWVIIASVSYVFLTTGGGVVNELLSGLIGKEVNFLSSPDWFRPMIIGQIMWKETGWGTVIFLAALASVDQEQYEAAIVDGAGRFRRLWHVTLPALRSTIVILLILRLGNFLDTGFQQIYLMSNSLNRSVADVFDTYVYFVGITEGAFSYSTAVGLFKSIVGIVLIVGADRLAKKVGESGLF